A single window of Zea mays cultivar B73 chromosome 10, Zm-B73-REFERENCE-NAM-5.0, whole genome shotgun sequence DNA harbors:
- the LOC100282326 gene encoding APx3 - Peroxisomal Ascorbate Peroxidase (The RefSeq protein has 1 frameshift compared to this genomic sequence), whose amino-acid sequence MSAPLVDAEYMAEIERARRDLRALVASKNCAPIMLRLAWHDAGTYDAKTNTGGPNGSIRFPQEYSHSSNAGIKIAIDLLEPVKQKHPKITYADLYQLAGVVAVEVTGGPTVDFVPGRKDSSICPEEGRLPDARRGASHLRQVFYRMGLSDRDIVALSGGHTLGRAHRERTGFDGPWTRDPLKFDNSYFLELLKGDSEGLLKLPTDKVLVEDPEFRQHVQLYAKDEDAFFRDYAESHKKLSELGFTPPRSCLSSRSANKHKSLLVQAAAGLAVATAVVAWAYLCESNNKFI is encoded by the exons ATGTCCGCACCCCTGGTGGACGCCGAGTACATGGCCGAGATCGAGAGGGCACGGCGGGACCTCCGCGctctcgtcgccagcaagaactgCGCGCCGATCATGCTCCGCCTCGC GTGGCACGACGCCGGCACTTACGACGCCAAGACCAACACAGGAGGCCCCAACGGCTCCATAAGGTTCCCACAGGAGTACAGCCACTCTTCAAACGCAGGGATCAAGATCGCCATTGACCTCTTAG AGCCTGTGAAGCAGAAGCACCCCAAGATCACATACGCAGACCTGTATCAG ctcgccggagttgtcgccgtcGAAGTCACTGGTGGACCGACCGTTGACTTCGTCCCTGGGAGGAAG GATTCTTCGATTTGTCCAGAGGAAGGACGCTTGCCGGATGCTAGAAGAG GTGCTTCGCATCTCAGACAAGTATTCTACCGGATGGGTTTATCAGACAGGGACATTGTGGCGCTCTCCGGCGGCCATACTCTG GGGAGAGCGCATCGAGAGAGGACAGGGTTTGATGGCCCATGGACTAGGGATCCTCTGAAATTTGACAACTCTTATTTCCT TGAGCTTCTGAAAGGCGACTCTGAAGGGCTCTTGAAACTCCCTACTGACAAGGTTCTTGTGGAAGATCCTGAATTCCGTCAGCATGTCCAACTATATGCCAAG GATGAAGATGCATTTTTCAGGGACTACGCGGAGTCACACAAGAAGCTGTCAGAGCTAGGCTTCACCCCCCC TCGCTCTTGTCTCTCATCCAGATCTGCGAATAAACACAAGTCGTTGCTGGTGCAAGCTGCAGCTGGGCTCGCAGTTGCTACCGCAGTTGTCGCATGGGCGTACCTGTGCGAATCCAACAACAAGTTCATCTAA